A stretch of Henckelia pumila isolate YLH828 chromosome 4, ASM3356847v2, whole genome shotgun sequence DNA encodes these proteins:
- the LOC140862634 gene encoding uncharacterized protein, which translates to MAMGNPIMSLLANNTLTGENFPKWKSNINIVPVSENNRFVLTDECPPIPPTNATRAVKEPYDRWIAFNNKAKAYMLASMSDSLRIKMEPMETAFDIMKSLQGMFGKQSEQARHEATRKYTNARMVPGTHVRDHVMQMTNHFSEVEMHGAVVDEATQVSTILNSLSSDFIPFTSNYIMNKLNYGMTQILNELQTFEAISGIVKNKAEANIADKPSSSKSLKKKKLRVESLVLLSSSRELAEGDLTLRVGNGAFSFYQGSGSRPMTKRPFLSKGERVKGPLELVHTNVCGPLNVQARGGYVINDYSRYGYVYLMQRKSETFGKFKEFLAEAQKQLGKSLKILRSDRGGEYLDTEFKNHLIEKGIISHLTVPKTPQQNGVAERRNRTFLDMVRSMMSYASLPTSFWGYALQTTVYILNVVPSKSIPKTPIELWNGRKPSLRHFRIWGCPAHVLKGKSGKLESRTEVCLFVGYPKGSKGGLFYSPQEKKVFVSTNATFLENDYMTNFQAS; encoded by the exons ATGGCAATGGGAAATCCTATCATGTCTTTGCTTGCAAACAATACTTTGACTGGTGAAAACTTTCCCAAGTGGAAAAGCAACATTAATATTGTGCCGGTTAGTGAGAACAACAGGTTTGTTCTAACTGATGAATGTCCACCGATACCACCCACCAATGCCACTCGTGCTGTTAAGGAACCGTATGATCGTTGGATTGCGTTCAACAACAAGGCTAAGGCATATATGCTTGCTAGCATGTCTGATTCACTAAGAATCAAGATGGAGCCCATGGAAACTGCTTTTGATATTATGAAATCTCTTCAAGGTATGTTTGGGAAACAATCTGAGCAAGCTCGTCATGAGGCCACAAGGAAGTACACGAATGCTAGGATGGTTCCTGGCACTCATGTTCGTGATCATGTCATGCAGATGACAAATCATTTTTCTGAGGTTGAGATGCATGGGGCAGTTGTTGATGAAGCCACACAAGTGAGCACTATCCTGAATTCGCTCTCTAGTGACTTCATCCCATTCACAAGCAACTATATTATGAATAAGTTGAATTATGGGATGACTCAAATACTGAATGAACTTCAAACTTTTGAAGCCATCTCGGGAATTGTGAAAAATAAGGCTGAAGCAAATATTGCAGATAAGCCATCTTCTTCAAAGAGTTTGAAGAAGAAAAAGCTAAGGGTGGAAAGCCTAGTG CTGCTTAGTTCTTCGAGGGAGCTTGCTGAAGGGGATTTAACACTAAGAGTTGGCAATGGGGCATTTAGTTTCTATCAAGGAAGTGGGAGTCGCCc AATGACAAAGAGACCTTTCTTGTCAAAGGGTGAAAGGGTCAAAGGACCACTTGAGCTAGTACATACCAATGTGTGTGGACCATTAAATGTACAAGCACGAGGAGGTTATGTTATTaatgattattcaagatatggaTATGTTTATCTAATGCAAAGGAAATCTGAAACTTTTGGAAAGTTTAAGGAATTTCTAGCTGAAGCTCAAAAGCAATTAGGAAAGTCACTGAAAatacttcgatcagatcgaggtggtgaataTCTTGATACTGAGTTCAAGAATCACTTAATTGAGAAAGGGATCATATCCCATCTCACGGTTCCTAAAACTCCGCAACAAAACGGTGTTGCTGAAAGAAGGAATCGGACTTTTTTAGACATGGTGAGATCCATGATGAGTTATGCCTCACTGCCTACATCTTTTTGGGGATATGCATTACAAACAACGGTTTACATTTTGAATGTAGTACCATCAAAGTCTATCCCTAAAACCCCAATAGAATTATGGAATGGACGTAAACCAAGCTTGCGTCATTTTCGTATCTGGGGATGTCCAGCTCATGTACTAAAAGGAAAATCTGGGAAACTGGAATCACGAACAGAAGTGTGTTTGTTTGTTGGCTATCCAAAAGGCAGCAAAGGAGGTTTATTTTATAGTCCACAAGAAAAGAAAGTATTTGTATCAACAAATGCTACTTTTCTTGAGAACGACTATATGACTAACTTTCAAGCTTCGTAG